ATCCCCGACGGCGGCGGGTGGCGTGCCCACGGTCGCGGATCCATGCAGGACCGTCACGCGGGAGTGGCCCGCGACAAGGCAGCCCGTGCCGGGGCAGCCGGCTCTCGCGGCTACCGGTATCTGCACCACGCCGTGGACGACCACTCCCGGATCGCGTACTCAGAGATCCTTGACGACGAGCGCAAAGAGACCGCAGCGGGGTTCTGGACCCGCGCGAACGCGTTCTTCGCAGGCCTGGGCGTCACAGTCACCGCGGTGATGACCGACAACGGTTCCTGCTACCGGTCAGGCGCCTTCGCTGACGCGCTCGGCGACGAGGTGAAGCACAAGTGGACCCGGCCATACCGGCCGCAGACCAACGGCAAGGTCGAGCGGTTCAACCGAACCCTCGCCGTCGAGTGGGCCTACGCGAAGCCCTACGCCAGCGAAGCCGAGCGCGCCGCAGCCTACGAGACCTGGCTCCATCACTACAATCACCACAGACCCCACACCGGGATCGGCGGCCAGACTCCCTCAGCCCGCGTTCACAACGTCACGGGGAAGTACAGCTAGCACGACCCACATGATGAGGAAAGAGCCCAGTTACCAAGGCAGTGACGCCAACGCCCGCGGGGTACCGCGGGTAGTACGGATGTCGCCCAGGCGAGACCTCGGCGCGGTACGAATCGGCGGCGTTTGGACGGCCCACTCGCGAACCGCCACAGCCCGGAACGATGATCCAGTAGGGCCAGAACTCGTCGAGGGTGACGCTCGGGCGGTACCCGTCTTCAGTGGAACAGCGGCACGCCCGCGGCCTCGGCGGCCTCCCGATAGTCACGGCCCAGCGACTCCACGGTTTCGTGGGCGTTCAGCCCGCTGGGGTTGGGCAGCGCAAAGACGTGGGCGCTGCTCCCGGTGCCGTCGCCCCAATCAAGGCGCAGCGCCTGTTCACCGACCTTGGCATGCCGGTCCCCGGTGGCCACCCGGTAGGCACCGATGCCCAGGAAGGCCACCACCTTCGGGTGATAGCGACGCACCATCTCACGGATGCGCGCCAGCCCGTCAACGAACTGCTGGTTGTCCAGCTCATCGGCCTTCGTCGTGGCCTCGCGCGCCAGGTTCGAGATGCCGACACCGCCACGCTCCAGCTCCGACAGCCCCTCGGGCGGGTACCCGTGGGAGGCGTCGATCACGTGTGAGGTGATGCCGGCCGCAGCCAGCGCCGGATAGAAGCGGTTGCCCGGATGGGCGAAGTGGACGCCCACCCCGGCACTCCACAGGCTCGGGTTGATGCCCACGAACAGCAGGCGCAACGGCTCCGGCAACAGGTCGGGCACCGTCTGGTGACGAAAGGCCTGCAGCTCGGCGCGGGTGAATCCCTTCGCCATGGCTCAGCCCCGCTCCCCCAACGTCGCGACCATCACGGCCTTGATGGTGTGCATCCGGTTCTCGGCCTCGTCGAAGATCACGTCGGCGTTCGCCTCGAAGACGTCGTCGGTGATCTCCAGGTCGTCCATGCCGGTGAGCTCGTAGATCTCGCGGCCGATCGCGGTGCCCAGGTTGTGGTAGGCGGGCAGGCAGTGCAGCACCTGGACCTTCGGATTGCCGGTGCGAGCCAGCAGGGCGGAGTTCACCTGATAGGGCCTGAGCAGGTCGATGCGCTCGGCCCAGGCCTCCTTCGGCTCGCCCATCGACACCCACACGTCGGTGGAGACGAAGTCGACGCCCTCCACCGCATTCGGATCGTCGGTGACGGTGAGCCGCGCGCCGGTCGTCGCGGCGATCTCGTTGGCGGTGGCGATCACCTCGGCACTGTTCTGCAGCTCCTTGGGCGCGATGATGCGCATGTCCATGCCGGACAGCGCGCCCGACACCAGGTGCGAATTGCCCTCGTTGAAGCGCGCATCGCCCACGTAGGCCACCGACACCTCGCGCAGCGGCTTGGTGGACCGTTCGGTCATGGTGAGCTGGTCGGCCAGCATCTGGGTGGGATGCCATTCATCGGTGAGCCCGTTCCACACCGGCACCCCGGCGTAGTCGGCCAGCGTCTGCACGCGGCTCTGGCCGAAGCCGCGGTATTCGATGCCGTCGAACATGCGTCCCAGTACGCGGGCGGTGTCCTCCACCGACTCCTTGTGCCCCAGCTGCGAACCCGACGGGTCGAGGTAGGTCACGTGGGCACCCTGGTCGTGGGCGCCCACCTCGAAGGAACAGCGCGTGCGCGTGGACGTCTTCTCAAAGATCAGGGCGATGTTCTTGCCCACCATCGTGGGACGCTCGGTGCCCGACTTCTTCGCCGCCTTCAGCTCGGCGGCCAGGCGCAGGAACTCGGCCCACTGCTCCGGGGTGAAATCGGCTTCCTTCAGGAAGTTGCGACCCGACAGATCTACCGCCATGTGATCCTCCGTTGACGAACTGGTCTCCAGACTATCGGGCACCACCCCCACGCCCGGCGATCGCCCGGGGGTCGATTGGGGGACGCCGCGGGTGCCGCAGCCTTGATTGCCGGGCGCCCGGCACGGCAGGCTGGGGGCATGCTCTGGCGCACAGTGGTGAATGCGGCGGCGGTGGGCGTTGCCACCTGGCTGCTGCCCGGAATCAGCTTCATCGGCAACGACACCACGGGGCAGCGCGCCCTGACCCTGGCGATCGTGGCCATTGTGATCGGCCTGCTGAACGCCTTCGTCAAGCCGGTGTTGACCCTTGTCAGCAGCTGTTTCGTGGTGATCACGCTGGGGCTCTTCCTGTGGGTGATCAATGCGGCGGTGCTGATGTTCGCCAGCTGGCTGTGCGGTGCCATGGGCGTCGGCTGGCATGTGGCCGGCTGGGGCTCGGCCTTCGTCGGCGCGCTCATCGTGTCGGTGGTGGCGATGCTGCTCGGCGGCAACCGCGACAACTACGGGGGCCGGAATTGAGCGCGTTCGACCTGCTGTTCGTCTGCCTGGGCAATATCTGTCGCTCCACGATGGCCGAGCAGGTGGCCCGCGCACAGGCCGCTGACCGGGCGCTGGGGCTGCGCATCGATTCCGCCGGCGTGAGCGATTGGGAGCGCGGCAATCCCCTCGACCCGCGTGCTGCGAAATGCCTGAGCGCCCACGGCTATCCGGTGGGCGATCACCGGGCCCACCTGGTGACCGATGCCGAGCTCGGCTCCGGCCTGATCATCGGCATGGAGCGCTCGCACCTGGACGACCTGGCGTCGATGGGCGCCCCCGGCGACCGGCTGGCGCTGATCACCGACTTCGTGCCCGGCGACCACGCCGACGGCCTGCCCGATCCCTGGTACGGCGATATGTCCGACTTCGAGTTCACGCTGAAGGTGATCGAGGCGGCGATGCCCGCCATCCTGGATGACGCCGCCTCGCTGCGTCGATAAGTGGGATCCGCGGGTGAGGGAGGCCTTCGGGGGCGGCGCTGAGTAGGCTGACGCCATGACTCTCTTCCTGGTGGGTGGCGGCCCGTCTCAGGCGACGGGGCCGATTTATGACAGCTTCGTCGAGCAGGCCCGTGGCCGCGGACCCCGCATTGCGCTGGCAATCCTGGGCGCGCCCGAGCAGGCCGGCGCATCAGTGGGGATGTACGCCGACCCGATCAGGCAGCGCTGGCCCGAGGCACAGATCGAACCGATCTGGCTGATCGACGAGGACGAGGGCACCGTCGAGTGGCCCACCGATCCCGAGCAGCTCGGCGGCCTGGTGGTTGCCGGCGGCTGGGCACCGGGTTACCTGGACGCGCTGACGCCGCTTCGCGACGAGATCGTGCGCATCGTGCGTGGCGGCGTGCCCTATATGGGCTTCAGTGCCGGCGCCCAGATCGTGGCCAAGCACGCGATCGTGGGTGGCTGGCAGTCGCACGGACGCGCAGTGGGCCCCGAGATCGCCGGCGACGGCAGCACCGAGATCGTGGTGCGCGACGGGCTGGGCCTGATCGGCAGTGCCGTGGACGTGCACATCGACTCGCAACACCTGCTGGAACGCGCCATCTCCGCGCTGCTCGACCATGACATCTCCAGCGCCATCGCGATCGACGAGGACACCGCGCTGGTGGTCGACGTCGCCTCGGGACGCTCCGACGTGGTCGGATCGGGCGCGGTGCACTGGCTCAACAACGAGGGCCACGAGGTGCGCGTGCGTCGCACCCAGGGTCCGCAGGCGCAGCCGGTCGTTGAGGACGACACTGAATCCACATCGGACGCTGGGTCCACAGGCGACACTGCCTCCCCTGAAGACACTGCGTCCTCTGATAGCGCTGCGTCCACCGGCGCGGACGTGTCCGCCGACACGGCAAGCCCCGGAACAGAATCCGAACCGCCGACGAACGAGAAATGAGACAGCATGGCGATGCAGATCCTGGTTGTTGACGATGATCAGGCGGTGCGCGATTCGCTGGCGCGTTCACTGCACTACAGCGGCTACGAGGTGGAGACCGCCGAGGACGGGCTCGAGGCGCTCGCGAAGCTGTCGAACCTGCACCCCGACGCCGTGGCGATGGACGTGATGATGCCGCGCCTG
The window above is part of the Propionibacterium freudenreichii subsp. freudenreichii genome. Proteins encoded here:
- a CDS encoding IS481-like element ISPfr17 family transposase, giving the protein MTHANAPLTPEGRRRLAVLVVEQGWSLRRAAERFQCSPATVKRWADRYRAGLPLIDRSSRPTSSPNRLSRKTEHRIVALRFTRRWGPHRIAYHLRLHRSTVGRVLARYKMPKLINIDQATGLPVRRPKPKRYEVAAPGQLVHVDIKKQGRIPDGGGWRAHGRGSMQDRHAGVARDKAARAGAAGSRGYRYLHHAVDDHSRIAYSEILDDERKETAAGFWTRANAFFAGLGVTVTAVMTDNGSCYRSGAFADALGDEVKHKWTRPYRPQTNGKVERFNRTLAVEWAYAKPYASEAERAAAYETWLHHYNHHRPHTGIGGQTPSARVHNVTGKYS
- a CDS encoding phage holin family protein, whose product is MLWRTVVNAAAVGVATWLLPGISFIGNDTTGQRALTLAIVAIVIGLLNAFVKPVLTLVSSCFVVITLGLFLWVINAAVLMFASWLCGAMGVGWHVAGWGSAFVGALIVSVVAMLLGGNRDNYGGRN
- the argF gene encoding ornithine carbamoyltransferase, which translates into the protein MAVDLSGRNFLKEADFTPEQWAEFLRLAAELKAAKKSGTERPTMVGKNIALIFEKTSTRTRCSFEVGAHDQGAHVTYLDPSGSQLGHKESVEDTARVLGRMFDGIEYRGFGQSRVQTLADYAGVPVWNGLTDEWHPTQMLADQLTMTERSTKPLREVSVAYVGDARFNEGNSHLVSGALSGMDMRIIAPKELQNSAEVIATANEIAATTGARLTVTDDPNAVEGVDFVSTDVWVSMGEPKEAWAERIDLLRPYQVNSALLARTGNPKVQVLHCLPAYHNLGTAIGREIYELTGMDDLEITDDVFEANADVIFDEAENRMHTIKAVMVATLGERG
- a CDS encoding mismatch-specific DNA-glycosylase; the protein is MAKGFTRAELQAFRHQTVPDLLPEPLRLLFVGINPSLWSAGVGVHFAHPGNRFYPALAAAGITSHVIDASHGYPPEGLSELERGGVGISNLAREATTKADELDNQQFVDGLARIREMVRRYHPKVVAFLGIGAYRVATGDRHAKVGEQALRLDWGDGTGSSAHVFALPNPSGLNAHETVESLGRDYREAAEAAGVPLFH
- a CDS encoding low molecular weight protein-tyrosine-phosphatase — protein: MSAFDLLFVCLGNICRSTMAEQVARAQAADRALGLRIDSAGVSDWERGNPLDPRAAKCLSAHGYPVGDHRAHLVTDAELGSGLIIGMERSHLDDLASMGAPGDRLALITDFVPGDHADGLPDPWYGDMSDFEFTLKVIEAAMPAILDDAASLRR
- a CDS encoding type 1 glutamine amidotransferase family protein codes for the protein MTLFLVGGGPSQATGPIYDSFVEQARGRGPRIALAILGAPEQAGASVGMYADPIRQRWPEAQIEPIWLIDEDEGTVEWPTDPEQLGGLVVAGGWAPGYLDALTPLRDEIVRIVRGGVPYMGFSAGAQIVAKHAIVGGWQSHGRAVGPEIAGDGSTEIVVRDGLGLIGSAVDVHIDSQHLLERAISALLDHDISSAIAIDEDTALVVDVASGRSDVVGSGAVHWLNNEGHEVRVRRTQGPQAQPVVEDDTESTSDAGSTGDTASPEDTASSDSAASTGADVSADTASPGTESEPPTNEK